A genome region from Erythrolamprus reginae isolate rEryReg1 chromosome 4, rEryReg1.hap1, whole genome shotgun sequence includes the following:
- the IGSF5 gene encoding immunoglobulin superfamily member 5 isoform X2 produces the protein MGHNQEPEAKIFHYDLPVKGRGTERCSEYLIVRLLEQLFVQKRFQTLCSFSFRDSQTFLNHDLQLKRFKETACSMDRLQGWTGLIITLIVFVTDSGFGYAIVEGPQNVTVDVGSMAQFSCTVTDGWKILIWLFNGNPKVSVLSSGETIVTDERYTQKGSNISGSRFTSELMIHNVQLTDSGQIKCSLQKNNDNRYAFLFVQTQNGRKPNAIRLGCDNEDWRTRTIILAVVLSVALLLLLILIILLIICFCKRKKESNYQSELRKISGKKEKGRNLETVSHSGKENYAYSAEQMPRDHTSFPVSEIVYDRKKDMNVSFSSEVLHNEFPSGELSSRAKVYPINPVKIRNVTLI, from the exons ATGGGTCACAATCAGGAACCAGAAGCGAAAATATTTCACTATGACCTTCCTGTTAAAGGAAGAGGGACTGAGAGATGTTCAGAATATCTGATTGTGCGTCTGTTGGAGCAGCTATTTGTACAGAAAAGATTTCAAACATTATGTTCTTTTTCCTTCAGAGACAGCCAAACTTTTCTAAATCATGATCTTCAGCTAAAAAG ATTCAAGGAAACAGCTTGCTCAATGGACAGACTTCAGGGATGGACTGGGCTAATTATCACTCTGATAGTCTTTGTAACAG ATTCTGGCTTTGGCTATGCCATCGTAGAAGGCCCTCAAAATGTAACTGTTGATGTAGGTTCAATGGCTCAATTTAGCTGCACAGTAACAGATGGGTGGAAAATTTTGATATGGCTTTTCAATGGAAATCCTAAGGTATCCGTTTTGAGTTCTGGAGAAACTATTGTAACAGATGAGCGATATACTCAGAAAGGTTCTAACATAAGTGGTAGCAGGTTTACTTCAGAACTCATGATCCATAATGTTCAGTTGACAGATTCTGGACAAATCAAATGTAGCCtccagaaaaataatgacaatagATATGCATTTCTTTTTGTACAAA CTCAGAATGGAAGAAAACCAAATGCCATTAGAT TAGGATGTGATAATGAAGATTGGCGAACCCGAACTATAATTTTAGCTGTTGTGTTGTCAGTTGCTCTTTTACTCCTTCTGATCCTTATTATTCTCCTTATTATATGTttctgcaaaagaaagaaag AATCCAACTATCAAAGTGAGCTGAG GAAGATttcagggaagaaagaaaaaggtagaAATTTGGAAACTGTGAGTCACAGTGGAAAGGAAAACTATGCCTACAGTGCAGAGCAAATGCCAC GAGATCACACTTCCTTCCCAGTTTCAGAAATTGTttatgatagaaagaaagatatgaATGTGAGCTTTTCATCAGAG GTGTTGCACAACGAATTTCCATCAGGAGAACTTTCTTCAAGAGCTAAAGTTTATCCAATTAATCCAGTCAAAATCAGAAATGTGACACTAATATAG
- the IGSF5 gene encoding immunoglobulin superfamily member 5 isoform X5, with protein MGHNQEPEAKIFHYDLPVKGRGTERCSEYLIVRLLEQLFVQKRFQTLCSFSFRDSQTFLNHDLQLKRFIWLSFFRFKETACSMDRLQGWTGLIITLIVFVTDSGFGYAIVEGPQNVTVDVGSMAQFSCTVTDGWKILIWLFNGNPKVSVLSSGETIVTDERYTQKGSNISGSRFTSELMIHNVQLTDSGQIKCSLQKNNDNRYAFLFVQKSNYQSELRKISGKKEKGRNLETVSHSGKENYAYSAEQMPRDHTSFPVSEIVYDRKKDMNVSFSSEVLHNEFPSGELSSRAKVYPINPVKIRNVTLI; from the exons ATGGGTCACAATCAGGAACCAGAAGCGAAAATATTTCACTATGACCTTCCTGTTAAAGGAAGAGGGACTGAGAGATGTTCAGAATATCTGATTGTGCGTCTGTTGGAGCAGCTATTTGTACAGAAAAGATTTCAAACATTATGTTCTTTTTCCTTCAGAGACAGCCAAACTTTTCTAAATCATGATCTTCAGCTAAAAAG GTTTATATGGCTGTCATTTTTCAGATTCAAGGAAACAGCTTGCTCAATGGACAGACTTCAGGGATGGACTGGGCTAATTATCACTCTGATAGTCTTTGTAACAG ATTCTGGCTTTGGCTATGCCATCGTAGAAGGCCCTCAAAATGTAACTGTTGATGTAGGTTCAATGGCTCAATTTAGCTGCACAGTAACAGATGGGTGGAAAATTTTGATATGGCTTTTCAATGGAAATCCTAAGGTATCCGTTTTGAGTTCTGGAGAAACTATTGTAACAGATGAGCGATATACTCAGAAAGGTTCTAACATAAGTGGTAGCAGGTTTACTTCAGAACTCATGATCCATAATGTTCAGTTGACAGATTCTGGACAAATCAAATGTAGCCtccagaaaaataatgacaatagATATGCATTTCTTTTTGTACAAA AATCCAACTATCAAAGTGAGCTGAG GAAGATttcagggaagaaagaaaaaggtagaAATTTGGAAACTGTGAGTCACAGTGGAAAGGAAAACTATGCCTACAGTGCAGAGCAAATGCCAC GAGATCACACTTCCTTCCCAGTTTCAGAAATTGTttatgatagaaagaaagatatgaATGTGAGCTTTTCATCAGAG GTGTTGCACAACGAATTTCCATCAGGAGAACTTTCTTCAAGAGCTAAAGTTTATCCAATTAATCCAGTCAAAATCAGAAATGTGACACTAATATAG
- the IGSF5 gene encoding immunoglobulin superfamily member 5 isoform X3, with protein sequence MGHNQEPEAKIFHYDLPVKGRGTERCSEYLIVRLLEQLFVQKRFQTLCSFSFRDSQTFLNHDLQLKRFIWLSFFRFKETACSMDRLQGWTGLIITLIVFVTDSGFGYAIVEGPQNVTVDVGSMAQFSCTVTDGWKILIWLFNGNPKVSVLSSGETIVTDERYTQKGSNISGSRFTSELMIHNVQLTDSGQIKCSLQKNNDNRYAFLFVQIGCDNEDWRTRTIILAVVLSVALLLLLILIILLIICFCKRKKESNYQSELRKISGKKEKGRNLETVSHSGKENYAYSAEQMPRDHTSFPVSEIVYDRKKDMNVSFSSEVLHNEFPSGELSSRAKVYPINPVKIRNVTLI encoded by the exons ATGGGTCACAATCAGGAACCAGAAGCGAAAATATTTCACTATGACCTTCCTGTTAAAGGAAGAGGGACTGAGAGATGTTCAGAATATCTGATTGTGCGTCTGTTGGAGCAGCTATTTGTACAGAAAAGATTTCAAACATTATGTTCTTTTTCCTTCAGAGACAGCCAAACTTTTCTAAATCATGATCTTCAGCTAAAAAG GTTTATATGGCTGTCATTTTTCAGATTCAAGGAAACAGCTTGCTCAATGGACAGACTTCAGGGATGGACTGGGCTAATTATCACTCTGATAGTCTTTGTAACAG ATTCTGGCTTTGGCTATGCCATCGTAGAAGGCCCTCAAAATGTAACTGTTGATGTAGGTTCAATGGCTCAATTTAGCTGCACAGTAACAGATGGGTGGAAAATTTTGATATGGCTTTTCAATGGAAATCCTAAGGTATCCGTTTTGAGTTCTGGAGAAACTATTGTAACAGATGAGCGATATACTCAGAAAGGTTCTAACATAAGTGGTAGCAGGTTTACTTCAGAACTCATGATCCATAATGTTCAGTTGACAGATTCTGGACAAATCAAATGTAGCCtccagaaaaataatgacaatagATATGCATTTCTTTTTGTACAAA TAGGATGTGATAATGAAGATTGGCGAACCCGAACTATAATTTTAGCTGTTGTGTTGTCAGTTGCTCTTTTACTCCTTCTGATCCTTATTATTCTCCTTATTATATGTttctgcaaaagaaagaaag AATCCAACTATCAAAGTGAGCTGAG GAAGATttcagggaagaaagaaaaaggtagaAATTTGGAAACTGTGAGTCACAGTGGAAAGGAAAACTATGCCTACAGTGCAGAGCAAATGCCAC GAGATCACACTTCCTTCCCAGTTTCAGAAATTGTttatgatagaaagaaagatatgaATGTGAGCTTTTCATCAGAG GTGTTGCACAACGAATTTCCATCAGGAGAACTTTCTTCAAGAGCTAAAGTTTATCCAATTAATCCAGTCAAAATCAGAAATGTGACACTAATATAG
- the IGSF5 gene encoding immunoglobulin superfamily member 5 isoform X1 → MGHNQEPEAKIFHYDLPVKGRGTERCSEYLIVRLLEQLFVQKRFQTLCSFSFRDSQTFLNHDLQLKRFIWLSFFRFKETACSMDRLQGWTGLIITLIVFVTDSGFGYAIVEGPQNVTVDVGSMAQFSCTVTDGWKILIWLFNGNPKVSVLSSGETIVTDERYTQKGSNISGSRFTSELMIHNVQLTDSGQIKCSLQKNNDNRYAFLFVQTQNGRKPNAIRLGCDNEDWRTRTIILAVVLSVALLLLLILIILLIICFCKRKKESNYQSELRKISGKKEKGRNLETVSHSGKENYAYSAEQMPRDHTSFPVSEIVYDRKKDMNVSFSSEVLHNEFPSGELSSRAKVYPINPVKIRNVTLI, encoded by the exons ATGGGTCACAATCAGGAACCAGAAGCGAAAATATTTCACTATGACCTTCCTGTTAAAGGAAGAGGGACTGAGAGATGTTCAGAATATCTGATTGTGCGTCTGTTGGAGCAGCTATTTGTACAGAAAAGATTTCAAACATTATGTTCTTTTTCCTTCAGAGACAGCCAAACTTTTCTAAATCATGATCTTCAGCTAAAAAG GTTTATATGGCTGTCATTTTTCAGATTCAAGGAAACAGCTTGCTCAATGGACAGACTTCAGGGATGGACTGGGCTAATTATCACTCTGATAGTCTTTGTAACAG ATTCTGGCTTTGGCTATGCCATCGTAGAAGGCCCTCAAAATGTAACTGTTGATGTAGGTTCAATGGCTCAATTTAGCTGCACAGTAACAGATGGGTGGAAAATTTTGATATGGCTTTTCAATGGAAATCCTAAGGTATCCGTTTTGAGTTCTGGAGAAACTATTGTAACAGATGAGCGATATACTCAGAAAGGTTCTAACATAAGTGGTAGCAGGTTTACTTCAGAACTCATGATCCATAATGTTCAGTTGACAGATTCTGGACAAATCAAATGTAGCCtccagaaaaataatgacaatagATATGCATTTCTTTTTGTACAAA CTCAGAATGGAAGAAAACCAAATGCCATTAGAT TAGGATGTGATAATGAAGATTGGCGAACCCGAACTATAATTTTAGCTGTTGTGTTGTCAGTTGCTCTTTTACTCCTTCTGATCCTTATTATTCTCCTTATTATATGTttctgcaaaagaaagaaag AATCCAACTATCAAAGTGAGCTGAG GAAGATttcagggaagaaagaaaaaggtagaAATTTGGAAACTGTGAGTCACAGTGGAAAGGAAAACTATGCCTACAGTGCAGAGCAAATGCCAC GAGATCACACTTCCTTCCCAGTTTCAGAAATTGTttatgatagaaagaaagatatgaATGTGAGCTTTTCATCAGAG GTGTTGCACAACGAATTTCCATCAGGAGAACTTTCTTCAAGAGCTAAAGTTTATCCAATTAATCCAGTCAAAATCAGAAATGTGACACTAATATAG
- the IGSF5 gene encoding immunoglobulin superfamily member 5 isoform X4, translating into MGHNQEPEAKIFHYDLPVKGRGTERCSEYLIVRLLEQLFVQKRFQTLCSFSFRDSQTFLNHDLQLKRFKETACSMDRLQGWTGLIITLIVFVTDSGFGYAIVEGPQNVTVDVGSMAQFSCTVTDGWKILIWLFNGNPKVSVLSSGETIVTDERYTQKGSNISGSRFTSELMIHNVQLTDSGQIKCSLQKNNDNRYAFLFVQIGCDNEDWRTRTIILAVVLSVALLLLLILIILLIICFCKRKKESNYQSELRKISGKKEKGRNLETVSHSGKENYAYSAEQMPRDHTSFPVSEIVYDRKKDMNVSFSSEVLHNEFPSGELSSRAKVYPINPVKIRNVTLI; encoded by the exons ATGGGTCACAATCAGGAACCAGAAGCGAAAATATTTCACTATGACCTTCCTGTTAAAGGAAGAGGGACTGAGAGATGTTCAGAATATCTGATTGTGCGTCTGTTGGAGCAGCTATTTGTACAGAAAAGATTTCAAACATTATGTTCTTTTTCCTTCAGAGACAGCCAAACTTTTCTAAATCATGATCTTCAGCTAAAAAG ATTCAAGGAAACAGCTTGCTCAATGGACAGACTTCAGGGATGGACTGGGCTAATTATCACTCTGATAGTCTTTGTAACAG ATTCTGGCTTTGGCTATGCCATCGTAGAAGGCCCTCAAAATGTAACTGTTGATGTAGGTTCAATGGCTCAATTTAGCTGCACAGTAACAGATGGGTGGAAAATTTTGATATGGCTTTTCAATGGAAATCCTAAGGTATCCGTTTTGAGTTCTGGAGAAACTATTGTAACAGATGAGCGATATACTCAGAAAGGTTCTAACATAAGTGGTAGCAGGTTTACTTCAGAACTCATGATCCATAATGTTCAGTTGACAGATTCTGGACAAATCAAATGTAGCCtccagaaaaataatgacaatagATATGCATTTCTTTTTGTACAAA TAGGATGTGATAATGAAGATTGGCGAACCCGAACTATAATTTTAGCTGTTGTGTTGTCAGTTGCTCTTTTACTCCTTCTGATCCTTATTATTCTCCTTATTATATGTttctgcaaaagaaagaaag AATCCAACTATCAAAGTGAGCTGAG GAAGATttcagggaagaaagaaaaaggtagaAATTTGGAAACTGTGAGTCACAGTGGAAAGGAAAACTATGCCTACAGTGCAGAGCAAATGCCAC GAGATCACACTTCCTTCCCAGTTTCAGAAATTGTttatgatagaaagaaagatatgaATGTGAGCTTTTCATCAGAG GTGTTGCACAACGAATTTCCATCAGGAGAACTTTCTTCAAGAGCTAAAGTTTATCCAATTAATCCAGTCAAAATCAGAAATGTGACACTAATATAG